Below is a genomic region from Tepidiforma bonchosmolovskayae.
CAGCTCCGGCGAGGGCACCAGCCCCGCATCACCTTACCGCAGGCGGCAGCAAGGCGCAGCCGTTGAATCGCTCAGCCGGGTGATCGAATGCTAGGATGCGGGAGTGAGTGCACCGACCGGGACGGCCGATATCCTCGCGGGGCTGAACGACGCGCAGCGCGCCGCCGTGACGCACGGGGATGGGGCGCTGCTGATCCTGGCCGGACCGGGGAGCGGCAAGACACGGGTCATCACCCACCGGATCGGCTGGCTCATCCGGGAGCGGCGCATTGCCCCGTGGCGCATTCTCGCGGTGACGTTTACGAACAAGGCCGCCCGCGAAATGCGCGAACGGGCCGCGCGCCTCATCGGCGAGGACGCGGAGGCGGTCCACATGGGCACCTTCCACGCGATGTGCGCCCGGTGGCTGCGCATCGACGGCGAAGCGGTAGGAGTGCCGCGCGAGTTCGCCATTTATGACGACTCGGACCAGCTCGGCGTGGTGAAGCGGGTGCTCGAAGAGCTGCGCATCGACCCCCGGCAGTTCGCGCCGCGGGGCATCCTGTCGCGGATTTCGGCGGCGAAGAGCGAGATGCTGACGCCGGAGGTCCTCCTCGGGCGGGTCCGGACCTACCAGGAGGAGGTGGCGGCCCGCGTCTACGAACGGTACGATGCCGCGCTTCGGCGGGCAGGAGCGCTGGACTTCGACGACCTGCTCCTGCGGGCGGTCGAATTGCTGCGCGTACCGGCGATGCGGGAAAAGTGGGCCGGCCGCTACGAGCATGTGCTGGTCGACGAGTTCCAGGACACCAACCCGGCGCAGTATGTGCTGGCGCGCGAGCTGGCGTCGGTGCACCGGAACATTACCGTGGTGGGCGACCCTGACCAGGGGATCTACTCCTGGCGCAGCGCGGATATCCGGAACGTCGAGCACTTCCGCCGGGACTTCCCCGAGGCGACGGTGGTGCTCCTGGAGCAAAACTACCGGTCAACCGCGCCCATCCTCCGGGCTGCGGAAGCCGTCATTGCGCGCAATCCCGGACGGCATCCTCGCCGGCTCTGGACCGAGCGGACCGGCGGCGAGCCGATCGTGACCTACGAGGCGTACAACGACGAGGAGGAGGGCGAGTTCGTCGCGCGGGAGGTCGGCAGGCTCGTCGCGGCCGGGCGGAGCTACCGGGACATTGCCGTGCTCTACCGGACGAACGCGCAATCGCGCCCCTTCGAAGAGGCGCTTGTCCGGCACCGGATTCCGTACCGGCTGGTTGGCGGCGTGCGGTTCTACGAGCGACGGGAGATCCGCGAACTGCTCGCGTACTTCCGGGTTATTCACAACCCCGCGGATGAGGCGAGCCTTGGCAGGATCATCAACGTGCCCGGCCGCGGCATCGGCGAACGCACGGTCGACCGGCTCCGCGAGCTGGCCGCTGCGCAGGGCACGAGCCTGTGGGAGGCATGCCGCTCGGCAGCCGACGGCCGGGCCGAGGGCATCGGGAGCCGCGCCGCAGCGGCCCTGCGCGGGTTCGTCGCCACCATGGAGGAGCTCAGGGAGCACCGGGACGAGCCGCTGGGCCGGCTGTTCGAGCGGCTGATCAACGCCGTCGGGTACGTGCGTTACCTCGAGGAGGGAGATGACGCGGAGGAGCGGATGGAGAACGTGCTCGAACTGCAGGCGTTGCTGGCGGAGTACGAGGAAACGGCCGGTGAGGGGAACGACCTTGCGACCTTCCTGCAGGACGTGGCGCTGGTGACGGACCAGGACACCCTCGACGGCCGCGGCCAGGGCGTGACGCTGATCACCCTGCACGCGGCAAAGGGGCTCGAGTTCCCGGTGGTGTTCCTGGTCGGGATGGAGGAGGGGCTGCTCCCGCACATCCGGTCGTTCGATGACCCGCAGCAGATGGCAGAGGAGCGCCGGCTCTGTTATGTCGGGATGACCCGCGCGATGGACCTGCTCTACCTGACGCGGGCCTACCGCCGGATGACGTTCGGCGCGAGCGCGGCGAATCCCCCGTCGCGTTTCCTGGCGGACGTACCGGCCGAGATCCGGCGCCCCTACGGGAACACCACCCGCGGGTACGTTGAGGCCGCTGCGGCGCTCGTCGACACCGACGACCTCGAGCCCGCGGAGACGCCGGTGTTCCCGGTCGGCACGCGGGTGGTCCACCCGAAGTTCGGAGAAGGCGTGGTGACCGACGCGCGGGCCAACGGCAGCGACACCGAGTACGTCGTCGAGTTCAATACCGCCGGGACACGCCGGCTGCTCCAGAGCTATGCGAAGTTGAGGGCGCTGTGAACGGCGAGCTGATCTTCCTTGTGCCGACGACGGTCGTGGCATGGGGCGACTGGTTTCGTGAGAACGGCCTCGTGATCGCCGGCGTCATCGCGGCGCTGGTGGTGCTGCGGTACGTGGTGCAGCGCGTGGTAAGCCGGGTCATTCGCTCGGCCGCGCTGCGGGCGGCCAGGACGCGGGCCGAGGACCCGGAAGTGGTGAAGCGGCGGGTGGATACGCTGCTCGCCACGCTGGGCTGGCTGTTCAACATCTTCCTGGCTCTCCTCGGCGCAGTGATCGTCCTCGACCAGCTCGGCGTCCAGGTATCGGCGCTTGTTGCGGGCGTCGGGGTGGCCGGGCTTGCCGTCGGGCTCGCGGCGCAGACGCTGATCAAAGACGTCATCAACGGGCTCTTCATCCTCGTCGAGGGACAGTACGCAGTCGGCGATGTGGTGCGGGTGGCAGGGGTCAGCGGACAGGTGGTCGAGATTACGCCCCGTCGGACGGTGCTCCGCGACCTCGACGGCAACGTCCACATCATCCCGAACAGCGCGATCACGGTCGCGACGAACATGACCTCGGGATTCAGCCGGGTCAATCTCAACGTTCTTGTGGCGTACGAGGAGGACCTCTCGCGCGTCATCCAGGTCATCAACGAGGAGTGCGAGCGGCTGGCCGCGGACCGGGCGGACGATTTCCTGAGCACTCCGGCGGTGGTCCGGGTGGACCGGCTTGCTGAGGACGGCGTCGAGCTGAAGGTCGTCGGCGACGTCAAGGCGTTCAAGCAGTGGGAGCTGATGGGCGAACTGCGGCGCCGGGTGAAAGAGCGGTTCGACCGGGAGGGCATTGAAATCCCGTACCGGCACGAAGTGCAGGTGCTGCCGAGGCCCCGGCCGCCGCAGCCGGGCGCGTCCGGGGGAGCAGCCGGCGCGGAAACCAGCCCGCGGAATTGACCTACTCGGCCGGGGCAGCCTCGCGGTGTGACCGTTCGGCGCGGACCTGGCGCGGGTCGAGCGGCTCCCCGCAGCCGCCGCAGACGAGCCGGGCTCCGAGGACATGGCCGCACTGGTGGGTGAGGGTCAGCGGCGGCCCTTCCGGCCCTGCCATCCAGCGGTCGCCCCACGAGAGCATGGCGACAAGCACGGGGTAGAGGTCGCGGCCCTTTTCGGTCAGGCGGTACTCGCAGCGGGGCGGCCGGTCCTGGTACTGACGCCGCTCGAGGACGCCATGTTCGACGAGGCGCTGGAGGCGGGCCGCCAGGACGTTGCGCGCGATACCGAGCCGCTGCTGGAAGTCGTCGAAGCGGCGGACGCCGTTGAAGGCCTCGCGGATGACGAGCATAGTCCACCACTCGCCGATGACCTCGAGCGTGCGGGCGACGGAGCAGGGCATCTCGGCGAAGCTGGTGCGGCGCATGGCGGGAGCATACCACACCGGCATGGCAAAGTTGCTGGCAGCAACCGACCCTGCGATTCGTCCGGCAGCAGAGCCCGGAGTAAGCTTTGCGCAACGCAACCCCATTTCCGGAGCAGAGCATGAGCTACGACCCGCGAGCCCGCAGCCGCACCCTCGTCGATGGCCCCGACCGGGCCCCGGCGCGTTCGTACTTCAAGTCGGTCGGGTACACGTCAGAGGACCTGAAGCGGCCGCTCGTGATGGTCGCGCATTCGTGGATTGGCACGATGCCGTGCAATTTCAACCACCGCGAGCTTGCTTCGGAAGTGATGGCCGGCGTCTGGGCGGCAGGGGGCACCCCGATGGAGGTCAATACGATTTCCATCTCCGACGGCATCTCGATGGGCACCGAGGGAATGAAGGCATCGCTCATCTCGCGAGAGCTGATCGCCGACTCGATTGAGCTGGCGGCGGTCGGCTACTCGTTCGACGCGGCGGTCATCATCGTTGGCTGCGACAAGACGATTCCGGCGGCGGCGATGGCCCTCGCCCGGCTGAATATCCCGGGGCTGATCCTCTACGGCGGGTCAATTGCGCCCGGCAAGTACCGTGGCCGTGACATCACCATCCAGGACGTCTTTGAAGGAGTGGGGCAGCACGCTGCGGGCAAGCTTTCCGAAGAGGAGCTTGAGGAGATTGTGGACGCCGCCTGCCCCGGGGCGGGGGCCTGCGGCGCCCAGTACACGGCGAACACGATGGCCACCGTAATGGAGTTCCTCGGGCTCTCGCCGATGGGCAGTGCGACCGTCGGTGCGACCGACCGGCGGAAGCGGAAGGTGGCGTTCCAGGCTGGCGAGCTGGTGATGAAGGTGTTGAATGACGGCCTGCTGCCGCGCGACATCCTGACCAGGCAGGCGTTCGAGAATGGCATCATCTGCGCTGCTTCGACGGGCGGGTCGACCAACGCGGTGCTGCACCTCCTCGCCATCGCGCACGAAGCCGGCGTGCCGCTCGACATCGACGATTTCGACCGCATCTCGGAGCAGACGCCGCTCATCGGGGACCTCCGCCCGGGCGGCCGCTACGTTGCGCTCGACATGGACCGGGCGGGCGGCACGCGTTTGCTGGCGAAGCGGCTGCTCGAGGCCGGCAAGCTCCACGGCAACGTGATGACCGTGACAGGGCGAACGATCGCGGAAGAGGCAGCCGAGGCGGTCGAAACCCCGGGCCAGGATGTCATCCTGCCCGTCGAGAAGGCGCTCAAGCCGACCGGGGGGCTGGTCATCCTCAAGGGCAACCTCGCGCCGGAGGGCTGCGTCATCAAGGTCGCGGGACACGAGCGGATGTACCACGAGGGCCCGGCGCGGGTGTTCGAGTGCGAGGAGGATGCGTTCCACGCAGTGACGACTGGGCAGATCCGGCCCGGCGATGTGGTGGTTATCCGGAACGAGGGTCCGAAGGGCGGGCCGGGCATGCGTGAAATGCTGGGCGTCACCGCGGCGCTGGTGGGCGAAGGCCTCGGCGAGTCGGTTGCGCTGCTGACGGATGGGCGCTTCAGCGGCGCGACCCGCGGCCTCATGGCGGGGCACGTGGCGCCCGAGGCGGCAGTCGGGGGCCCGATTGCGCTGGTGCGGGAAGGCGACATCATCAGTTTCGACGTGAAGGGTCGGAAGCTGACGCTCCACGTGGATGAGGCGGAGCTCGGACGGCGCCGGGCGGAGTGGAAGCCGCGCCCGCCAAAGTACACGCGCGGGGTGTTCGCCAAGTACGCGGCGCAGGTTTCGAGCGCCTCTACCGGCGCGGTCACGTCCTGAGGGGCGCCGGGGCCGCCTGCCAGGCGGCGCTCCTAGCGCCCCTGGACGCGAAGCTCGGTCGCTGCCGGCAGGACCGCTCCGGGGTAGGCGCCAGGGGCGATTTCCGGCATGTCGTGCGCGAAGACGCCGCCGCGTGTCGGCACGGTCCACACGTGGAGCTGCCACGGGGTGCGCGCCGTGAAGATGCCGGGGCAGTCCTGCCGGCTGGCGACGGTACGGACGGCGCTGCCGACGAAGCACAGGTTCTCGTGGTAGTGCCAGGCATCAAGCGGGCCGAAGTAGGACGGTGGCTCCTCGGTGACCCCTTCGGCGAGGAACATGGCACCGACGAGACGCCAGCTTCCATCGAGACGCTTGGTATAGAGCAAGACCTCGGGGCGGGCGGGGTCCATCTCATGCCCGTCGCGCTGGTAGTCGAGCCTGATGAAGTGGGCTGCGATGCCCGGGAGGTCCTGGGTGATCTGGATATAGCCGTCGGCCATGGCCCGCCGGACGTCCTCGTAGGGCGCGATATTCGCGCGGAGTTCGGCGACGAAGGCTGCGGCGCTGGCGAGCTGCTCGGCCGTCACGGGAATTTCTGCGTGGTGATGCTGGGCCGAGCCCTCACCCATCGGGTCCGAAGCACCGGGAACATCAGCTGCGTGGGTATGGCCATCGGCGGAGGTGACGAATTTTGCTGCTATGGCCGGGCCGACTGCCCGGGCGAGGGCAGGGTCGAGGACGACCACCTGCGCCCGGTCGTGGAGATGGCCTGCATCGTGGATGTGCCCGCCGCTATCGGCACGGGAAGCGAGCCAGATTGACCCGGCAGCGGCCACGCCGACCATCGGTAGGCCGGTCCCGCGGAGGAGCGAGCCCCAGAGGCCGTCGCCGCCGATGTTCCGCTCGTTCAGCCAGGTGACCGCGACCCCCAGAAGGCAGGCGGCCATGATGGCGGTTCCGGCGACGATCATGAGGTGTGACGGGTTGGCGAGTGAGAGTACGTCCTCGCGCTGTGCCAGGGTGACGTCCCGCGAATGGCGATAGACATCCCAGCCGAGCCCTGCGAGATGGAGCGCAAGGCCGGAAATCGCGCCGAGCCATAACGTCCGGTAGTGCATCGTTCTACTCCTCACGGGGAAGCGTACGCGAATGACGTTCGGGCCGGAAGCGGCGAAGCGCAAATGAGCGCGGGCCGGTATGCTTCGACCACCACGACGGGGCTCCCGACGGACCATGCCGATTCGCCGCCTCCTGATTGCGAACCGCGGGGAGATCGCCCTGCGAATCATGCGCGCCGCCGCCGAGCTCGGCATCGAGACGGTCGCCGTCGCCCCGGCGGACGACGCGGGCAGCCTGCACGTGCGCCGCGCGGATCGGCGTGTCGAACTGCCCGGCGCAGGGGTCGCGGCCTACCTTGACGGTGCGGCCATCGTACGGGCTGCCACGGAGTCGGGCTGCGACGCGGTCCACCCTGGGTACGGATTCCTGAGCGAGCGGGCGGATTTTGCCGCGGCGTGCGAGGGGGCCGGGCTCATCTTCGTGGGGCCGCGGCCGGAGACGCTGGCGGCACTGGGCGACAAGGTGGCTGCCCGGCAGCTGGCGATGGCCTGCCGGGTGCCGGTCGTGCCGGGGACGCCCGAGGCGGTCGACGTCACGCAGGCGCGGGAATTCCTCGCCAGCCTCGATGGCGCGCCGATGCTGCTCAAGGCTGTGGCCGGCGGGGGCGGGCGGGGTGTGCGGGTCGTCCGCGCGCCGGAGGAGCTCGAGGCGGCATTCGCCCGGGCCAGCTCGGAGGCAGCGGCCGCGTTCGGCGACGGCTCACTCTACGCCGAGCGGTTCATTGAACGTGCGCGGCACATCGAAGTGCAGGTCATCGGCGACGGGGCTGGCGGGGTCACGCACGCCTGGGAGCGGGAGTGCAGCCTGCAGCGGCGGCACCAGAAGGTCGTCGAGATTGCCCCGGCGCCGGGGCTCCCGGAAGGGCTGCGGGAGCAGCTGGTCGCCGCGAGCCTGGCGATGGCGCGCCAGCTGCGATACCGCGGCCTCGGGACGTTCGAGTTCCTCGTCGATGCCACGCGCCCGCTCGACAGCGGGTCGCCCTGGTACTTCATCGAGGCGAACGCCCGGCTCCAGGTGGAGCATACGGTGACTGAGGAAGTGACCGGCCTGGACCTGGTCGCGCTGCAGCTCGCTATCGCCGGGGGCGCGACCCTGGCCGAACTCGGACTCGGGGATGGGCCCCCGGCGCCGCGCGGCTTCGCCATCCAGGCCCGCGTCAACGCGGAACGGATGACGGCGACCGGGATGGCCTACCCGGCTGCAGGGACGGTCACTGCGTTCGCGCCGCCCGCGGGACCATTCGTCCGCGTGGACACGGCCGCGGCGGCGGGCGCCAGCATCAGCCCGGCGTTTGATTCGCTGCTGGCGAAGGTGGTCGTCCGCTCGCCGGCACCGGAGTTCGGGACGGCCGTCGCCCGCCTCCGCCGGGCGCTGGGCGAGTTCGAGGTGGCCGGCGTGGAGAGCAACCTCGGATTCCTGCGTGCACTTGCCGAGCGGCCGGAGCTGGCCGCGGCCGACCTGTACACCCGGTTCATCGATGACCACGCCGCGGAGCTGGTCGAGCGCGCCGCGCAGCTCGCGCCGCCGGCACCGGAGGCATCCCCTGCCGGCGCCCAGGTTGCGGGGGCCCGCATCGACACCAGCGACCCGCTGGCCGTGCTCGCTTACGGGAAGCGCCGGGCCGCTGCGTCGAGGCCTGAGCCCCAGCCGGTCGCCGAAGGTGAAGAAGCCGTCCGCGCGCCGCTGCAGGGCACCATCGTCGCCGTGCAGGCGGAGCCCGGGCAGAAGGTACGGGCCGGGCAGGTGGTGGCGGTAATGGAAGCGATGAAGATGGAGCACGAGGTGACGGCTCCATGCGCGGGGACGGTGGTGCGGGTCGAGGTTGGGCAAGGGGTGCCGGTGGTCGAGGGCGCCGTGCTGCTGACCATCGCCCCGGGCGAGGCCGACAGCGCGGCCGAAACGGGGACCGAGGAGGTCGACCTCGACCGCATCCGGCCGGACCTCGCCGAGGTGCTCGAACGGCGCGCGCGCACGCGCGACGAACGGCGGCCGGAGGCGGTCGCCAGGCGGCATGCGACGGGGCACCGCACGGCGCGCGAAAACATTGCCCACCTGTGCGACCCGGGGACGTTCATCGAATACGGGCCGCTGGTCCTCGCGGCACAGCGGGCGCGCCGGTCGCTCGAGGAGCTGATTGAGAAAACGCCGGCCGACGGCCTGGTCACCGGGGTTGGCAGCGTCAACGGCGAGCTGTTCGGGGACCCGGCGAGCCGGTGCGCGATTATGGCCTACGACTACACCGTGCTCGCGGGCACGCAGGGCGGCCAGAACCACCGCAAGACGGACCGGATCATCGACGTGGCCGAGCAGGGCCGCATGCCGTTCATTCTGTTCGCCGAGGGCGGCGGGGGCCGGCCGGGCGACACCGATATCGTTGCGAGCGCCCTTTCGCCTCCGACCTTCACGCGCTTTGCTCAGCTCTCCGGGCTCGTGCCGATGATCGGCATCACGACGGGGCGGTGCTTCGCCGGCAACGCAGCGCTGCTGGGCTGCTGCGACGTCGTGATTGCGACTGAAGATGCGAACATCGGGATGGGCGGCCCGGCGATGATCGAAGGCGGCGGTCTCGGCATCTACGCCCCGGAGGAGATCGGACCGACGTCGGTCCAGGTGCCGAACGGGGTGATCGATATCCTCGTCCGCGACGAAGCCGAGGCAGTCGAGACGGCGAAACGGTACCTCTCGTACTTCCAGGGCAGCCTGCCGACGTGGGAGGCCGCCGACCAGCGCCTGCTGCGGACGGTGGTCCCCGAGAACCGGCTCCGGGTGTACGACGTGCGAAAGGCGATACGGCTCGTCTTCGACACAGGGTCGGTGCTTGAGCTGCGGCCGAAGTTCGGCCTCGGCATCATCACGGCGCTGGCCCGGCTGGAGGGGCGGCCGGTGGGTGTGGTGGCGAACAACCCGGCGCACCTCGGCGGCGCGATCGATTCGGACGGGGCGGATAAAGCGGCGCGCTTCCTTCAGCTGTGCGATGCGTTCGACCTGCCGGTGGTCTACTTTTGCGACACACCGGGCATTATGGTCGGGCCGGAAGTGGAGAAGACGGCCCTGGTTCGGCACGCGGCCAGGCTGTTCCTCACCGGTGCGAACATCAGCGTGCCGACGTTCACAGTCATCCTGCGCAAGGCGTACGGACTGGGGGCGATTGCGATGGCGGGCGGGACGTACCACCGTCCGTTGTTCACGGTGGCCTGGCCCACGGCCGAGTTCGGCGGCATGGGGCTCGAAGGCTCGGTGAAGCTCGGCTATCGGAACGAGCTGGCCGCAATCGCGGACCCGGAAAAGCGGCGGGAGTTCTATGAAGCGATGGTGGCCCGCGCCTACGAGCGGGGAAAGGCGCTCAACCAGGCCTCGCTGTTCGAAGTGGACGACGCGATCGACCCGGCCGAGACACGGGACTGGCTGACGGGGCTGTTGCGCTCCATCCGGCCCGGCCCGCCCCGGACCACCAAGAAGCGTCCGAACATCGACGCCTGGTAGGACTGCGCAAGGGCGCTGGGCGGCGGGTGCCGGCAAGGGCAGCTGAACGGGAGGTGGTCCGGAGGAGGGGTCGGCTAGTACAGGCCGGGGACGAGGCGCCAGCGGACACGGGCGGCGTACGACTGGTAGTCGCTGGTTGCGCGGAGGACCCGCTCTTCGGCCTGGATGCGCAGGACCTGGAAGATGAGCACCGTGGCGAACACGAGCGCGTTCCACCACCAGAAGTTCGCCAGGAGGAACCCGGCGAGGGTGATGTTGTGGCCGAGGTAGATGGGATGGCGCACGAAGCGGTAGGGCCCGGCGGTTTTCAAGCCGCGGTTGGCCGCGACGACGCCGAAGCTCCGGCCCAGGGTGGCGAAGCTGACGATGACCCAGGTGAGCCCGACGACCTGGAGGGCGATCCCGTACCCTTCGAGCAGCCCGCCGCTGGGGTGGGGACGGGAGGCGAGTGCGAACCAGCCGCCGATGGTCGCGATGACCCAGTCGTAGACCCGGGTTGAGGTGTAGATGGGGCGGCGGCGCGTCAGGAAGATGCCAACGAGCAGCCCCTGTTCGATCGCGAAGAACGCGCTGGCGGCGGAGTGCCCCTCGAGGGCGGAGCGGCCGTGCGCGTAGAAGAAGAGGGCGCTTACCACCACGAGGGCCGCATCCTGGGCCAGCGAAACGCGGCGCTTCCACGGCGCTGGGGTAGAGGGCGCTGACGCCGCGGCGGATTGGTCCATGGTCAGTCTCCCTGTCGGTGCTGATTCACAAGGTCGTCATCTGTAAGGTCGGCAGTGCGGCCCGCCTGGTGCAGGCGGGAGGCGGGGAGGGCCGAGGAGAGACGAAGCGGTTGCACGTGGGTGACGGGCCTTTTGGGGCCCAGCGGGCCGGCCGAAGTTGCGAGTAGCTCCACCGATGGTGGCGCCCCGCCGGAAGGCGACCGACGCGACGGCCAAACCCGCAAGGGGTTCGCGGAGGTTCGACGGACGGCTCCGGGCCTGAGGGCCCGCAGGTCGGACGCTGACTATCGAGGGCGAACACACCCGGGGCAGGGACCCCAAAACGAGAGGTAGGAGTACCGACATGTCGAAGCTTCGCAACTGGGCCGTCAGCAAGGTCGCCGCGTGGCAGGCGCGCGACGAGGAAGGCCAGGGTCTCGCCGAATACGGCCTGATCCTCGCCCTCATCGCCATCGTCTGCATCGGCGCCCTCACGCTCCTGGGCGGCAACATCGCCAACGCGCTCAACAACGTCGCTGGCAGCATCTAGTTCGCAGGGCCGGTGACCCCGGCACTGCGACCAGCAAGGGAAGGGGTGGGGCACGACGGTACCCCACCCCTTCTGCCATCAGGCAGGAGTCCGCGGAATGCTGAATGCGGCAGAAGAAACCAGGGAACAGGGAACGGGAGAGCCGGGCACGCCCCGGCGTTCGGCTGTGCGGCGGCTGCTGCGGCGGTTCCGCGAAACGGAGACCGGGCAGGCGCTGGTGGAGTTCACCATGATCCTGCCGCTCTTCGTGCTCCTGTTCATGAGCATGGTCGAATTCGGGCGGGCCTTCCATACGTGGCTGCTGATTACGAACGCGGCCCGCGAGGGCGCGCGGGTTGCGGCGGTTCAGTCGGACCTTTCGACGGTACAGAACCGTGTCTACGGCAGCTTCTGCGCGAACTACCCCAGCCAGTGCAACATCGACCCGACCAAAGTGACCATTACAACGACGAACGTCCAGGGGTCGCGCGGGTCAATGGTCTCAGTGGATGTCGCATACCAGTTCCAGTTCGTGACGCCGATTGGCGGCATCGTTCGGAT
It encodes:
- a CDS encoding TadE/TadG family type IV pilus assembly protein → MLNAAEETREQGTGEPGTPRRSAVRRLLRRFRETETGQALVEFTMILPLFVLLFMSMVEFGRAFHTWLLITNAAREGARVAAVQSDLSTVQNRVYGSFCANYPSQCNIDPTKVTITTTNVQGSRGSMVSVDVAYQFQFVTPIGGIVRIVSGGNLSAPTIRSHASMRLE
- a CDS encoding acetyl-CoA carboxylase family protein; amino-acid sequence: MPIRRLLIANRGEIALRIMRAAAELGIETVAVAPADDAGSLHVRRADRRVELPGAGVAAYLDGAAIVRAATESGCDAVHPGYGFLSERADFAAACEGAGLIFVGPRPETLAALGDKVAARQLAMACRVPVVPGTPEAVDVTQAREFLASLDGAPMLLKAVAGGGGRGVRVVRAPEELEAAFARASSEAAAAFGDGSLYAERFIERARHIEVQVIGDGAGGVTHAWERECSLQRRHQKVVEIAPAPGLPEGLREQLVAASLAMARQLRYRGLGTFEFLVDATRPLDSGSPWYFIEANARLQVEHTVTEEVTGLDLVALQLAIAGGATLAELGLGDGPPAPRGFAIQARVNAERMTATGMAYPAAGTVTAFAPPAGPFVRVDTAAAAGASISPAFDSLLAKVVVRSPAPEFGTAVARLRRALGEFEVAGVESNLGFLRALAERPELAAADLYTRFIDDHAAELVERAAQLAPPAPEASPAGAQVAGARIDTSDPLAVLAYGKRRAAASRPEPQPVAEGEEAVRAPLQGTIVAVQAEPGQKVRAGQVVAVMEAMKMEHEVTAPCAGTVVRVEVGQGVPVVEGAVLLTIAPGEADSAAETGTEEVDLDRIRPDLAEVLERRARTRDERRPEAVARRHATGHRTARENIAHLCDPGTFIEYGPLVLAAQRARRSLEELIEKTPADGLVTGVGSVNGELFGDPASRCAIMAYDYTVLAGTQGGQNHRKTDRIIDVAEQGRMPFILFAEGGGGRPGDTDIVASALSPPTFTRFAQLSGLVPMIGITTGRCFAGNAALLGCCDVVIATEDANIGMGGPAMIEGGGLGIYAPEEIGPTSVQVPNGVIDILVRDEAEAVETAKRYLSYFQGSLPTWEAADQRLLRTVVPENRLRVYDVRKAIRLVFDTGSVLELRPKFGLGIITALARLEGRPVGVVANNPAHLGGAIDSDGADKAARFLQLCDAFDLPVVYFCDTPGIMVGPEVEKTALVRHAARLFLTGANISVPTFTVILRKAYGLGAIAMAGGTYHRPLFTVAWPTAEFGGMGLEGSVKLGYRNELAAIADPEKRREFYEAMVARAYERGKALNQASLFEVDDAIDPAETRDWLTGLLRSIRPGPPRTTKKRPNIDAW
- the ilvD gene encoding dihydroxy-acid dehydratase, with the protein product MSYDPRARSRTLVDGPDRAPARSYFKSVGYTSEDLKRPLVMVAHSWIGTMPCNFNHRELASEVMAGVWAAGGTPMEVNTISISDGISMGTEGMKASLISRELIADSIELAAVGYSFDAAVIIVGCDKTIPAAAMALARLNIPGLILYGGSIAPGKYRGRDITIQDVFEGVGQHAAGKLSEEELEEIVDAACPGAGACGAQYTANTMATVMEFLGLSPMGSATVGATDRRKRKVAFQAGELVMKVLNDGLLPRDILTRQAFENGIICAASTGGSTNAVLHLLAIAHEAGVPLDIDDFDRISEQTPLIGDLRPGGRYVALDMDRAGGTRLLAKRLLEAGKLHGNVMTVTGRTIAEEAAEAVETPGQDVILPVEKALKPTGGLVILKGNLAPEGCVIKVAGHERMYHEGPARVFECEEDAFHAVTTGQIRPGDVVVIRNEGPKGGPGMREMLGVTAALVGEGLGESVALLTDGRFSGATRGLMAGHVAPEAAVGGPIALVREGDIISFDVKGRKLTLHVDEAELGRRRAEWKPRPPKYTRGVFAKYAAQVSSASTGAVTS
- a CDS encoding mechanosensitive ion channel family protein, with amino-acid sequence MNGELIFLVPTTVVAWGDWFRENGLVIAGVIAALVVLRYVVQRVVSRVIRSAALRAARTRAEDPEVVKRRVDTLLATLGWLFNIFLALLGAVIVLDQLGVQVSALVAGVGVAGLAVGLAAQTLIKDVINGLFILVEGQYAVGDVVRVAGVSGQVVEITPRRTVLRDLDGNVHIIPNSAITVATNMTSGFSRVNLNVLVAYEEDLSRVIQVINEECERLAADRADDFLSTPAVVRVDRLAEDGVELKVVGDVKAFKQWELMGELRRRVKERFDREGIEIPYRHEVQVLPRPRPPQPGASGGAAGAETSPRN
- a CDS encoding methyltransferase family protein, with product MDQSAAASAPSTPAPWKRRVSLAQDAALVVVSALFFYAHGRSALEGHSAASAFFAIEQGLLVGIFLTRRRPIYTSTRVYDWVIATIGGWFALASRPHPSGGLLEGYGIALQVVGLTWVIVSFATLGRSFGVVAANRGLKTAGPYRFVRHPIYLGHNITLAGFLLANFWWWNALVFATVLIFQVLRIQAEERVLRATSDYQSYAARVRWRLVPGLY
- a CDS encoding winged helix-turn-helix transcriptional regulator — its product is MRRTSFAEMPCSVARTLEVIGEWWTMLVIREAFNGVRRFDDFQQRLGIARNVLAARLQRLVEHGVLERRQYQDRPPRCEYRLTEKGRDLYPVLVAMLSWGDRWMAGPEGPPLTLTHQCGHVLGARLVCGGCGEPLDPRQVRAERSHREAAPAE
- a CDS encoding Flp family type IVb pilin — protein: MSKLRNWAVSKVAAWQARDEEGQGLAEYGLILALIAIVCIGALTLLGGNIANALNNVAGSI
- a CDS encoding ATP-dependent helicase, producing MSAPTGTADILAGLNDAQRAAVTHGDGALLILAGPGSGKTRVITHRIGWLIRERRIAPWRILAVTFTNKAAREMRERAARLIGEDAEAVHMGTFHAMCARWLRIDGEAVGVPREFAIYDDSDQLGVVKRVLEELRIDPRQFAPRGILSRISAAKSEMLTPEVLLGRVRTYQEEVAARVYERYDAALRRAGALDFDDLLLRAVELLRVPAMREKWAGRYEHVLVDEFQDTNPAQYVLARELASVHRNITVVGDPDQGIYSWRSADIRNVEHFRRDFPEATVVLLEQNYRSTAPILRAAEAVIARNPGRHPRRLWTERTGGEPIVTYEAYNDEEEGEFVAREVGRLVAAGRSYRDIAVLYRTNAQSRPFEEALVRHRIPYRLVGGVRFYERREIRELLAYFRVIHNPADEASLGRIINVPGRGIGERTVDRLRELAAAQGTSLWEACRSAADGRAEGIGSRAAAALRGFVATMEELREHRDEPLGRLFERLINAVGYVRYLEEGDDAEERMENVLELQALLAEYEETAGEGNDLATFLQDVALVTDQDTLDGRGQGVTLITLHAAKGLEFPVVFLVGMEEGLLPHIRSFDDPQQMAEERRLCYVGMTRAMDLLYLTRAYRRMTFGASAANPPSRFLADVPAEIRRPYGNTTRGYVEAAAALVDTDDLEPAETPVFPVGTRVVHPKFGEGVVTDARANGSDTEYVVEFNTAGTRRLLQSYAKLRAL